The DNA segment TGGGTCATGCCCCCGACTCGTAACGTGGCTGCAAAGTGTCTCCCCAGGAAACAGGGGGTGCAGAGCAGGTTGTCTGAGCAAAGGGACGTTTTCAGAAATGCCTGCCTGGGCCAAACGCTACGCTCCACAGCCCGGCTTTGGAGATACCACCCTCTGCTCACAAacccccccgccgtgcccggctcACCCCCCGAGGCAGCGAGCGGTTCCCTGGGGCAGCGCACGGTCCTGCGCTCCAGGCAATGCCCAGGGCAGCTCCTCACTAGAGCCCCGGCACAGAGGGTGGCACCTCACGTCTGATGGGGGCAACATgaaaataagaggggaaaaaggccACAGGTccatcagcagcagctgctaGGGGCTGTGGTtgcggggacaggcaggggagagccTGCGGCCAAGGGCGCTTCAGCATCGTCCTGCTCGAGTCAGTAATTCTGCAGTGGGTCAGGTGGGAGCGTGTTGCCATCTCCTTTCTCAGTGCTTTGATCTCCATGGTGACAAGGGGAACACGAGATCCAAGTTTAAAATATActctgcctcctgttcttccctcgggctgaggaagagagagagagatgggtcAGAGAGGTCAGACGGCGAGCGGCACTCTGCAGAGAAGCTGAGCCCTGCGGTGCTCTGGGTTAGGAGGTTACAAGCCCGCAGCATTCACAGAGGGAGCTGCACCTCAAGGCACCCAGATGTGACTTTGGTACCACGGTAGGTGACCAGCAAGGATGCCCCGGGGGTAATTTGTGGACTAAAGCAGGGAGCAGGTTTGGCTTTTTCCTATGCGGGACCCGCTGGGAGTAACCCCAGTGCCAGCGCAGTTCGTGGCACCGTCTGGGAGAGGTCAGCATGATCTTCCCTGGTCCTACCTGACTGCTGAAAGGCTGAGCCTCGGTAGCCAGGGTCCTTTTGGAGCTGGATCTCCTTCAGGGAGAAGATGGAGACGTCTAggcagaggggggagagagaaaggcatCAGTCCAGCTGGCTGAGCCAGCAGCGGTCTGCAAACCCGGAGCCAGGAGGGATGGCACAGCCCAAGTGCAGCACTGCACCTCATCAGAGCTTTTCTCTCGCACTCCTACTCTACATTGTCCTACCCAAATTGTTTCTTGCTCTCGCAGCCACCAAGCTCCCACCCCGCTCTGCTGCAGGAGCACCTCTGAGTAAGCAAAGACAAGAGGCGTCCGAAGAGACCTGGCTGCAAACCACCACCCTCGGGCTGCACAGAAGCTCTTTGCTCCCCACCCCCAGGCAAGAGGACAGCCTGCACTTACTGTCGGGCAGGAGATGCACCCGCTCTCCCAGGCTCTTGAAGTAAGCGTGCCGCAGGGCTGCCTCCGCCGAAATCCGGCCTTTGGCTTCGTACTGCACAAAGCCCCAGAGAAAGGCAATTACTTAGAGTCTGCACGTGCGAGACGGCATTCAGTGGGCACAGAGGCCCCATTTGTGTGGGGCCCTGTGTGCCCCACGAGACACATAGTGTGCGCATTTGTGCACCTATGCACATGTAAGTGCCCAAGCAATTTCACATGCTGTGTGGGTGACAGTGTGTCCAACCACCGGGCACACCATGGGGGTGTGCAGGCAATTACCAGTGCCATTTGCACGTGCACAAAGGACAGACAGCACATGCTGTGTGACCATAGGAGTGCACCGGCCATGTCGTACCCTACGGATCATCAGGTTTGTGTCCTCCCACTTGTGTGAGAGGACACAGGGTGAAGGATGGTTCGCTGTCCTTAATGGGAGGTGGTTTGGGATGGCATCTACAACGCCATAGCTGTAGGGCCATGGCTTATTCTGCAGtcacagctcctctcctgcctggctcCAAAATCAGTGTGAGGGCAGCCAGAGTACCTTCACTTCAGCACATCCCTTACcacccacctgggctgctctacCACTCACCAGAAGGAGGTTCATCAGCAAGTCAATGCCTTCTGAGTCCAGCCtgagagaaggaggaaataaaaaacgGAGCATTATTGCACCCAGGAGACATTGCAACCGTCAATGCAAGGGACAAGCAGCAGCTGGGACCTCCGGTGCACAGTTGTAttcagaagctgccagcaccgtAAGGAGGAAATGAAACCGGTCTCCCCAGGCTCCCGTGTACGACCAGCGCAAGCCCACCACGCCTTATGCGTCCCTGCTCCAGTAGGTACCTTGGGGCGTGATTTATTAACGGCTGGGCTCCGTACTGCGTGAAATTGTAAGCCTTAAACTCCTCGTTGGATGTTATTCCAGGCCAGGTGTCTTCTGTTGGGGTTcctgggagggggagagagggaaaccCGTCACGCTCATTTGCTGGAGAGAGAAGACACGCAGGTGAGTGCCCGTGTCCTGCCCAGGAGAGCGGGCACGAAATTCCCCAGCGGGCTGGGACTCGCCTGCGCATCCCACGGGGCAGCCGGCGAGGAGCCGCTCGCCCTCGCACCTCTGCTGACCGCAAGCCTggaggggggctgcgggcagcctcTGCCCACGCCTGCCCACGCCTGCCCACGCCTGCCCACGCCTGCCCACGccgcggccgggctctgccagcggGCTCCCTCCAGGCTCCCGAGGCTGCGCTTTGCCACCGCTCCTGCAGTCGGCCACTGCCCTCGCGTGGGGATTTGGGAGACAGCAGAAGACTCACCCAGCAGCCTGAAGATCAAATGCAGCTCTTCTTTCACCGTGGAGCCGGGGAACATGGGCCGTCCGGTGACCATCTCGTAGTGGATGCACCCAACACCcctagagcagcagcagaggctcggGGATTAGTGAGGGAGAAGCCCTGTGGATGCCCCACCACCCCTTGGCCAGGGCTGAGGTTCCTGGAGAGGGAACTGAGCCCCAGGAGCTGTGTCCCTTCTCTGCTAGCGGTAACCATTCACCCCTGATGTGGACAGCGTGCTCCAAAGGCCCTAAGCCCCAGGGGAGACGGAAAACAGCATGGCCTCTGGGAGAGCCCACCACCCTCTGGTGTAACCAACACTGTGGGCATGTACGGTGCTGCACTGGCAGACGCGGAAATGCCCGACCCACGGTCTTGGAGAGCCCGGGAAGCTCGGTTTGGAGCCGTGGCTCACCACATGTCGATGGGTGTGGAATATTCGGTAGATCCCAGCAGGACGTCGGGGGGTCGGTACCACAACGTGACCACCTCATTGGAATACGTTTTCGTAGGGACTGACTTGGCTCTGGCTAGTCCTGAGGACGAAAGGCATGGGCATCAAGGAGCTTGCACCTAGCTGCACCTCCTTGCAATGCTGCATCTTCCCCAGAGAGGCCCACCCACCAAAGTCAGCCAGCTTGAGCTCTCCTCTCTCGTTGATGAGCAGGTTCTGGGGTTTGAGGTCTCGGTGCAGGATCTTTCTCCCGTGACAGTAAGCCAGACCACGCAGCAGCTGGAACATGAAGATCTGCGGGGAGGAGAAGGGGTTTGCATTTAGCGTGGGGACACAGGCACCAAAAGTGAGTCTGCCTCAAGGGCTCTCAAACTCATGGCCAGGAAAGACCCCTCGAAGCTGGCCTGGGGTGGGATGCACTGTAGACAAGTGCTCAGGCCCATCACCAGCAATCCAGAAAAGGGGATGAACAAAGTCTGCGTGCACAGTGATTTTATTTAGGGTGGCAGTGACTGGAGAAAGGCTGGTGGAGCATCAGAGCAGGCTGAAAAAAGTCAAAGAAGAGTAAAAAAGGCTGAACTGAAGAGAGAAGGGGTAtccagcctctcccagccctgcaacaCCCTGGACTGCACTCAGGGTGAGCTCCCTGCATGCGGGGAGAGGCAGGGGTACGGGGTGCCAGGCAGCACTGTCTTACCTTCACGTTGTGCACGCTCATCAGGTTCCCACAGTTATCGAGGTACTGCTTGAGGTCGTTGTCCTGCACCAGGAAGCACACATCAGCCTGCTCTTCCCGTGGCCATCACCCACCCGCAGAAAGGCAGCCGTCCCCCCGTTCCCGCAGaaagcccccccagacccaccaGGTACTCGAAGACGAGGGTGAGGGAGCGCTCCGTGTGGATGATGTCGTGCAGGGTGACGATGTTGGCGTGCTTCAGGTTCTTCAGCAGCGACACTGCAAGAAGAGGACACGGCAGGTTGGGGCAGCAGGGTCTGGGCACTGCGCAGCAGCACGCTGGTGGGACCGCAGGTATACGCGTCCACCCGCACCACCCGCCCCAAATCTGCCGTGACCTGGCCTTGCTCCTGAGGGGCTGCGATGGGGAAAAGCCTCTCCTGCCCTCACCTTCCCGTATGGCCGTGCAAGGTGCCCCTTCCTCGTGCTCCAGGCGGATTTCCTTCAGGGCAACGAGGTTTTCGGTCAGCTTGCTGCGTCCCTTGAAGACGGTGGCGTAAGTGCCCTGGGTGGtgggagagaaaatacaagcCATGCAGACCATTTACCAGGGTGGCACAACGCCGATGTACTCCATAACATTTGGAGGAAGGATCATTTGAAGCTACAGGGCCAAGTCTGAAGTCCACAGAAAGACTTGGTCTAAAAATTGCTAGATATCGAAGAAATTTGGCTACAGTCTGCCCTTTGCACTTCAAGCTGCCCTTCTAACTTAATTTAAATCCTTACAGGGGTTTCATAGTCTACTCACCTCTCCCAGTTTGTCCAGTTTAACATAGGTTTCCAGCTTCCCAAACCCAATATCTGACtgtaagagagaaaggaaaacatcacTGGGAGGGATCTCATCCAGGGATGGCTTCACCTCCCGGGGGGGAAGGTCAAGGACACGGGACAGTAACAGCTTTGGGGGCAGATCAATCAAGGCAGGTGTTTGCATGCAGAAGCCCAGCTGATCTAAGTACATAAAGTCCATTACTTTCCTGGAGAAGCCCTGCAGGCGACCAGGCAATCAATCAGAAAACCTTCACAACCAACTGGCAGCTTAAGCGAAATGGATGGCACCGGCACCCCGTACCCCGGGGCAGCCCGTAccccggggcggccgcagccTGCACGACCGCCCCTTCCCACTGCCACCCCTGCAAGTCCCTTCTCCTCTCGCCCACCACCCTGACACGCCACCGGCAGCGGCCGAGTCACACAGGAGCTGCGATTTGCGAAGAGCTGATGCCCTTTCTATCGGAGAAGCCTCGTGGGATCCTGCTGCCGATGCCCAGCCCTTTTCTTGAGTGCTTTCCTACGTCCTGGTCTTTACTGTGACTCCGGTCATTTCTCTGTGTGCTGTTCAAATCAAGCGTGAAAGGCACATTTTCCCATTGGGAACAGTAACTCTTTAACGTATTGCTGAGACCTGCTCTCGTGTACCCAGTGAAAGAAGGGCAACCACTGCAAGGCCACAGATTTGGGCTCACTCCTAGCAGACCCCTGAAATTGCAGTTTTCTgtggggacagagacacctcctCGGTCAGTTTGGATTATCTGCgtgccagggcaggggatggTTCCCAGGGCAAATCATTGCTCCTTAAGCTTAACAAACCAGTGTCATTCTCCCACAAAATACGTTTGCATCGGTGTAGTCCcaggccagcagccagctctgacTCCAGCCCAGCTAAagaccccccagcccagcagcgctgccccctcccctgaGCCAAGGGCTCACGCCATGCCGCTCGCCGTCAGCAGATGGAGCTGGATGGACAGCTGTCAATCAGCAGGCAAAGACACGGGCTGTGCTGGGAAAGGGTGCCCTTGGGGAGGCACTGACGGAGCCCCCTGCGCtgtgcccagggctctgcctggaGAACCAGCAGCCCCAGGTCTGGGGTGCtcttgcagcttcccctgctcacCAGATCTGCCCCACGGGAAGAAGGATCTGCCCCACGGGAAGAAGGATCTGCCCCAGATCTGCCCCACGGGAAGAGGGATCTGCCCCAGATCTGCCCCACGGGAAGGCTTTTTCCTTGCAACAGGCACTGACCAGACCACCAAGCTCTCACACGCTGCCCCAGGCAGCGGGGAAGCTGCTTTCTTGCTCACGCAAGGTTGGATTTGGACCGGCAAATCCCAGGGGAACATCGTGGGTTTTTCTTACTCCATTTTGGCTTCCCCAAACCCTCCGCGTACCCTGGGAACAGATGTGTCCTGAGCAGGGAAACGAAGCGGCTGCTGCAATCCGAGGTGCTGAGCCCTAGAGCCATACTGCGAGTTTTGCCTTATTCATGGGGGGGACCATGAATATTAATGGCACGTTGCTCTGGCTGAGGCTATTTTATTGATTAGACAGAACAGGCAGGTAAATGCAagctctccttttctcctccctccccctgaCTCGGCATGCCAGATCCGAGGACGCCTGCTGAGACCTCGCCGTTGTATCTGTACAGCACTGAGCACTCCTGGGCAGCAGGACACACGCTTGCACATTTGTAAACAGGGCACCGGGTTTTTCCTCCTACATATGCTGATGCTCTGCAGTAAAGAAACTGAAACGCCAACACTAATGCAAAGGCTAATTCATTATTTATCGGCATTTGCATTTCAACTAGCAAGGGCTCCAGCACTTGCTAAACTGCAGGAGGCTTTCCACCTCCTCCTTTGGAAGGAGCCAGGCCAAGAGGAAAGTCAGTGTCCTGGTtccggctgggatagagttaattttcttcctagtagctggtatagtgctgtgttttggatttagcatgcgAATactgtgataacacactgatggtatAGTTGGTGCTGAGCAGGGTTTATGctaagtcaagggcttttcagcttcccatgctctgccagcaaggaggtgcacaagaagctgggagggggcacagccaggacagctgacccaaactggccagagggctattccataccatagggcgtcatgcccagtatagaaactgggggagttggctggggggcagcaaccGCTGCTCAGGaccaggctgggcatcggtcggcaggcgGTGAGCGGTTGCAtgacttgggatttttttcctgggttttgtttctctctctctctctcattgttttccttttccttttcattattattattattattattattattattattattattattataacaatattttatttcaattattaaactgttcttatctcaacccacaagttttcttacttctgctcttcagattctctcccccatcccaccggggggaacggtgagcgagcggctgggtagGGCTTGGTTGCCCGTCCGGTGTGTGCGGAGGTGAGTGAAGGAACGTGCAGGCCTGGGGCTTTGCACAGCAGTACGCAGATGTGCGCGTGTAGGAGTGACGCGGGGAAAGAGATGCGTATGTGCGTGGCGGGGGGAATGCGTACTGCCGGGAGTGCGCAGAAAGGGATTTGCACGGGCTGGGGGGTGTGTATCTCCATGACACACAGGGGGTACAAGGGAGCTTGCACAGCAGGGCATGACCGCGTGGGTGGGTGGCAATCAGCGCATGCAGCTGCTGGCTGCGACTTGTATGCATGAAATGAGATACTGTGCCCGGCACTGCTTGGTCCGCGCGGTGAGACTTACGAGGGAAGCCCGTCGGGACATCCTGCTGAGGGGCTTGGGGAACTCCGGGCTCTCCATCTGCAGCTTCTGCAAGAACTCGGGGGGCAGGCGGATGTCCATGGGCAGGGAGAGACGCTTGCTGACATCCTGCAGAGAGGGCCAGAAGAGCGGGTGGTGAAGGCATCTGATGAAGGGAGGACTGTACAGAGACATTCAAGGGGAAGTGCTCTCTATCCAGAGCTGATATTAATGCCGAAGCAATGGAGGCAGCATCTGTGGGACCCTTCgtcaaaggaaaagggaaggggtgTGTGCAGGCATGGGGATGTGCGCTGGGCTTCGTCAGGTACCACGGGAGTCATGCTGAGTGCACCCAAGAGGACATCAGGGCTCGTGTCTGAGAGTGCCAGGTCCCCACGAATCAAACACCGGCTCATCCAGCCAGCAGGCAGGCGACAAGCAGAAGTTCCCACATCCCTTCTGCCCGCTCCAGCCTGCAGCAGTACTTGCCTCCATGGAGAAACGGCGCTGGTTGTTGTTGCGGTAGCGCACGGCCATTGgggactggccttccacctcggacggggagatggggctggtgtCTGCTCGGAAGTCCCTTCCCAGGTGTCCCAGCTGCAGGTGCTCTTGAGCCAGGTCTGAGGACAAAGAGAAAGGAGAGCGAGCTGCTGGAGTGGGAGCAGAAGTGCCAAGGCCCAAggtctttggaaaaaaagctttggaaaaaagagagtgagagcagggcagggaggtcCAGAGAtgccctggggccatgggaaagttttcttccttctccacatCCAGGAGGCAGAGGGAATACCTGCTTTTTGCTCCGGACTCCCGGTGCATCGCCACCCACACGGCTCTGCTCAGCAGCACCCCCAAAGcacccccacgcagcccccggcAATGGAGGTCTTGACAgccggggagggggatgcagagaGGGGAACTGCTTCACACCCAAGGCCACCCCGATCTCCCACGTCCCAGTCCAGTGCTCAACCCCCCCGGCAGCATTGCCCAGCAGCTCacccctctgcagcagcaccacgGGGTTTTGCACGGGTGAGTATTCGTCTTAACGTCCCAGCCTTACCTTCACTAATGTCGCATTAGACAAAACACGATTGGCACTTGAGGAACACCTAGGCACCTGGCCGTGGGTCTGGATCCCTCTGTGCTAGGTCTGtacaaaagcaaaccagaaggAGAGCCCTGCCTCTGGGGAGCTTACAAGCACGCGTACCTAATCTGCCTCAGGAACCACCAAAACTAACAGACATCAGGGTACTTTCCTCCAAGGATGTGACCGTTTCTCAGAAGGCGTTTGGGATTAAAGGCCGCAGAGTcactttttgcaaaacaaaacactccaggctttcctgccccagcctgctgcgCTTAGCCAGACACACAGTCCCGAGCAGCACAAAAGCTctcttgaaaagcaaagcagctcagaAAAATAACTCCTCTCTTGGGACTCCAGGTGTGAAGCCTCACCAAACCCAAGAAACCCTGAAAAGAGcgaaaaatcagaacaaaataagCCATTGAGCTCCCTCTGGTCTCCAGTTTGAGGCTTGCACTTAAACCTCCTCACTCGGTAATTAACAGCTGGTTGGCAGGAATATTCTGGCACGCAGAGACGCAGACAGCGGCACAGCAAAACACTGACGAGTTCAACGCAGGTCGCCTGGACCCCAGCGAAGTGGGTTCCCCCGATTCACACGGATGCTGTTTCCAAGGGGCCGTTCAGAAGGAGGCAAGGCTAACCGGgtgtgctgggagggaggaggcagggctaACTGGgtgtgctgggagggaggagaaccACCTCCCCAAGGGAGGGATGCATCTCCCTCTGCAAAGGTGTGGGGCCAAGCAGGGACAACTTCCTTCCCGGTGGCCACACAGCTCTCTCCCTTCTCGTCTAAACTTTGCAGCTATGCTCCAAGTAGCAAGGCCCCCAGGGTCCGAGGACCCTGCCATAAAGCACCGGTGTCCTCCATGCATCCAGGCACCCTGCGGTTATTTTCCCAGAGCAACGAGGAACGTTGCAGGAGGGAAACTCCACAGGGAGGACCTCTGATGTCCCAGCCCGAGCCACTGAGCCCTGCCCCTTGCCAAGCCCTTTCCCTGAGCTGCACAGAGACAATCCCCTGCTATGCCTAACGCGGATTTCAGCGCACGGATCCCAATGTGCTCAGGCAGCCAGCGATGATCTCATTGCTGAAGACTGGAGAGGGAGGGCTGGCTTTCACggggtgctgagcagggctgggacctggcTGCGGTTTGCTCATCTGATGGATGAGAGGTGGCAGGCAAGTGACCTGGGAAAAATGCGGTTTCGTGCCATGGTCACTGGGGGGGGGACCAGGGGACCTGCGAGCTAAGGGATGCAGGATGTCCTCGATAGACAGCCCGCACCTAAGGGACGGGTTCAGCCGACGCCGCTGGGCCCGGGAGCATCTGAAACGGTGCCAGGAGTTTTCGGGCGGACAGGCAAGAAGGCGGCACAGTCACCCCCTCTCCCAGGACCGCTGTGGGACTCTGGTCCCTGTCCCTTTCTGGCCATCTGTCTGTGCAGGAACAGTTAGGAAACTTACCCTGAATTAACCACAGGTATAAAATTAACATGGATCAATTAAACTGAATCAAATCTTTTTAACTGGCTCACTTCCTAAGCGAATTTGCTTCTGAAagcaatctgaaaaaaacccaaggccaTTTAAGATCTGGCTGAACGGAGTTCAACTAATCCCCTTTAAATCACAGTTTGGGTGAATTTGTCCTGGTTCCCGTAGGTAAACAAGCCCAAAGACTCGGTAAAAGATGCAGCCTGTCCCTGAAAGGTGCAAACCAGCAGCACTGTCACTCTGAGCCAGCAGCCCACCAGGTAGGTCAGCCTCAATCTCTCCTCATCTACACCAGCATCAGACGTAAAGCCAGAGGTAAGATGACAACAACCTGGGCATTCTAGCCCATGCAAAAGGGAATGGGATACGCAGATGTGAACTACCACGTGATGGGAGAAGCACGTAAAAACACACAGAAGACTTGCAGAGATGAGGGGAAAGGTGTTTTGGCTGCCCTGGGGCCAGAGAGGGCAGGCAGAACGTGCCAGCCCTTCGTCACCGAGGTGCCCACAGCAGCCGGGGACACCCAGTCCCGCAGAGATGCTCGCGCAGGGCTGGGGTTGCTCCCGGGCTTGGAGGACCTCGCCGGGTGCTCGCGGGAGGAGACGTGAAGCTGTGGGCGTGCAAACGTGAGGGCCTGTTTGATTCTGCCCGGCATTTCGTGTGGATGACAGTGAGCCCTGACACTCTGCAAATAATAAGGCTGCATGGGATATCAAGGCAAATTAAAGTGAGACCGCAGACACGGCGGCTGCCTTTGACGAGCCTCCCacctttttttataaatatatttaaacactGCCTCTGCCAAAACAAGCTTTGATCTCCCAAGGAAAGGGGCCAGAACCCTTCACTGTTTGCCTGACTTATAGCTTTTAATTACTTTGCTAAGTGTGAACTCTCT comes from the Mycteria americana isolate JAX WOST 10 ecotype Jacksonville Zoo and Gardens chromosome 20, USCA_MyAme_1.0, whole genome shotgun sequence genome and includes:
- the CDK18 gene encoding cyclin-dependent kinase 18, producing MNKMKNFKRRFSLSVPRTETIEESLTEFTEQFNQLNNRRNEDLAQEHLQLGHLGRDFRADTSPISPSEVEGQSPMAVRYRNNNQRRFSMEDVSKRLSLPMDIRLPPEFLQKLQMESPEFPKPLSRMSRRASLSDIGFGKLETYVKLDKLGEGTYATVFKGRSKLTENLVALKEIRLEHEEGAPCTAIREVSLLKNLKHANIVTLHDIIHTERSLTLVFEYLDNDLKQYLDNCGNLMSVHNVKIFMFQLLRGLAYCHGRKILHRDLKPQNLLINERGELKLADFGLARAKSVPTKTYSNEVVTLWYRPPDVLLGSTEYSTPIDMWGVGCIHYEMVTGRPMFPGSTVKEELHLIFRLLGTPTEDTWPGITSNEEFKAYNFTQYGAQPLINHAPRLDSEGIDLLMNLLLYEAKGRISAEAALRHAYFKSLGERVHLLPDNVSIFSLKEIQLQKDPGYRGSAFQQSARGKNRRQSIF